The proteins below come from a single Fibrobacter sp. UWEL genomic window:
- a CDS encoding efflux RND transporter periplasmic adaptor subunit encodes MVRKFVLILGLAMGAFAQGTFDGVTEPINQARIGFTVSGKIERIWVKEGSFVHKGDTLISLENNEEQLRVRITAMAEKDSSALHSAKAKLETYKKDLDATKSLFENSNSVSAEQVWEKQMNYDVASAEYSAATNDKERAKLEHDLAKVELSKRFLIAPFDGEVATISKNNGESVEALEPILEIADVRTCRMVAYIIADKAGKLKVGQKVSLTLDGRKQSRSKKGKIEFVSPVVDKASMLRTIKIVFDNADKAIEPGVTGKVILK; translated from the coding sequence ATGGTCAGGAAATTCGTATTGATCCTTGGGCTTGCCATGGGAGCATTCGCCCAGGGTACTTTCGATGGCGTTACAGAACCCATAAACCAGGCTCGCATCGGGTTCACCGTATCGGGCAAGATTGAACGTATCTGGGTGAAGGAAGGTTCCTTTGTGCACAAGGGCGATACGCTGATAAGCCTGGAGAACAACGAGGAACAGCTGCGGGTTCGCATTACGGCGATGGCAGAGAAGGACTCATCGGCTCTGCATTCGGCAAAGGCAAAACTGGAGACTTACAAGAAGGACCTTGATGCAACCAAGAGTCTCTTTGAGAACAGCAACTCCGTGAGCGCTGAACAGGTCTGGGAAAAGCAGATGAACTACGATGTAGCCTCTGCCGAATACTCCGCTGCAACGAACGATAAGGAACGGGCGAAACTGGAACATGACCTGGCCAAGGTAGAGCTGTCTAAAAGGTTCCTTATAGCCCCATTTGACGGCGAGGTGGCAACGATCTCCAAGAACAACGGCGAAAGCGTCGAGGCGCTGGAACCAATCCTGGAAATAGCGGATGTACGCACCTGCCGCATGGTCGCCTACATAATTGCTGACAAGGCCGGCAAGCTGAAAGTCGGACAGAAGGTGAGCCTTACCCTGGACGGTCGCAAGCAGAGCAGAAGCAAGAAGGGTAAAATCGAGTTCGTCTCGCCTGTGGTTGACAAGGCCAGTATGCTCCGAACAATAAAGATTGTCTTTGACAATGCCGATAAGGCAATCGAACCAGGTGTCACGGGGAAAGTCATCCTGAAATGA
- a CDS encoding DUF3467 domain-containing protein codes for MAENKQPTVEWNDKDMRTTYVNATNVVAGREEVMMILGVNQAWQMNQEKVNVAISDRIVMNPYTAKRLAIMLSATVRAYENKYGKIDLGLTAPVASPAPTAPATAKATGKSAK; via the coding sequence ATGGCCGAAAATAAGCAGCCCACAGTAGAATGGAATGACAAGGACATGCGCACCACTTACGTGAACGCAACGAACGTGGTTGCCGGTCGAGAAGAAGTGATGATGATCCTCGGTGTAAATCAAGCCTGGCAGATGAACCAGGAAAAGGTCAATGTCGCAATCTCTGACCGCATCGTGATGAACCCATACACCGCAAAGCGCCTCGCTATCATGCTCAGTGCTACCGTGCGCGCCTACGAAAACAAGTACGGCAAGATCGACCTCGGCTTGACTGCCCCGGTTGCAAGCCCGGCCCCGACAGCTCCCGCGACCGCCAAAGCCACTGGCAAGTCGGCCAAGTAA
- a CDS encoding TolC family protein, whose translation MKFRAIYTVILLATAFAFAEGDSLFLDFETALQTVLANNADVNEAKFAWLSESEAATSALGKFEPRLVGRAFKETAERPGALFTETKEEYKLGVQGALPTGTEYNVGFNQAAYTHSDYTSELYFGGELRQHLLKDGPLFLSPMNELEQGRLRKEIAYQKFRDALNEILEKFCDAYWNYYYADRFLASATESAKVARDILEDAGKRLQLGLLSAMDYSKAEAEYSDRESARLDALDKLRNARLALLLVLSSGEYMHDTRPIAMAPGMEPEPATEQDSVTFLDSMSLMHPAYLSQGAELMLRESELSARKADWLPTVDLVGNYGIRSRNKNAREAVRNFKTEEKRQTVLAGGIEINVPLFGGVAERHRISAQKYSVRAARSRLTLLQAQIFEEYRILQNRAKEIREQWRYGQIAVEYHKKELEEEFKKLALGKSNYREIFEMEEDLREAERRQLENMRALRIIDVRLQRATGKLLLQNGLESWKNDRLVLRDDLTAE comes from the coding sequence ATGAAGTTCCGCGCGATATACACCGTCATTTTGCTCGCCACGGCATTCGCCTTTGCCGAGGGTGACTCGCTGTTCCTTGATTTTGAGACGGCGTTGCAGACGGTGCTTGCAAACAATGCCGACGTAAACGAAGCCAAGTTTGCCTGGCTGTCGGAATCGGAGGCTGCAACCAGCGCCCTGGGCAAGTTCGAGCCTAGACTTGTCGGTCGAGCCTTCAAGGAAACTGCAGAAAGACCGGGTGCGCTTTTCACGGAGACAAAGGAAGAATACAAGCTTGGTGTGCAGGGGGCGCTCCCTACAGGCACCGAGTACAATGTGGGTTTTAACCAGGCCGCATATACACACAGCGACTACACGTCGGAACTTTACTTTGGCGGGGAACTGCGCCAGCACTTGCTCAAGGACGGCCCTTTGTTTTTGTCACCGATGAACGAACTGGAGCAAGGAAGGCTGCGGAAGGAAATTGCATACCAGAAGTTCCGTGATGCGTTGAATGAAATTCTTGAAAAATTCTGTGATGCCTACTGGAACTATTACTATGCGGACCGTTTTTTGGCTTCGGCCACGGAATCTGCGAAGGTCGCTCGCGACATTCTGGAAGATGCCGGAAAAAGACTGCAGCTGGGATTGCTTTCAGCCATGGACTACAGCAAGGCAGAAGCAGAATACTCCGACAGGGAGTCCGCAAGACTCGACGCCCTTGACAAGTTGCGAAATGCAAGGCTCGCGTTGTTGCTTGTTCTTTCTTCCGGAGAATACATGCACGATACACGCCCTATCGCGATGGCGCCTGGGATGGAGCCTGAACCGGCCACGGAACAGGATTCCGTGACATTCCTTGATTCCATGTCGCTCATGCACCCGGCATACCTTTCCCAGGGAGCGGAACTCATGCTCCGAGAATCAGAACTTTCTGCACGAAAGGCGGACTGGCTTCCGACCGTTGACCTTGTGGGCAATTATGGCATAAGAAGCAGGAACAAGAACGCACGGGAAGCCGTGAGGAACTTCAAGACCGAGGAAAAGCGCCAGACAGTGCTTGCGGGCGGAATTGAAATCAACGTTCCCCTGTTTGGTGGAGTTGCCGAACGCCATAGAATTTCGGCACAGAAATACAGCGTTAGGGCGGCACGTTCAAGGCTCACCCTGTTGCAGGCTCAGATATTCGAGGAATACCGCATTTTGCAGAACAGGGCAAAGGAAATCCGCGAACAGTGGCGTTACGGCCAGATCGCCGTGGAATACCACAAGAAGGAACTGGAAGAGGAATTCAAGAAGCTCGCCCTGGGTAAGAGCAACTATCGCGAAATTTTCGAGATGGAAGAAGACCTTCGCGAAGCGGAACGCAGGCAGCTCGAAAACATGAGGGCATTGCGGATCATCGACGTAAGGCTGCAACGGGCCACTGGCAAGCTGCTGCTCCAGAATGGGCTGGAATCTTGGAAAAACGATAGACTCGTGCTGCGCGACGACCTGACCGCGGAATAG